From a single Brassica napus cultivar Da-Ae chromosome C9, Da-Ae, whole genome shotgun sequence genomic region:
- the LOC106426639 gene encoding vacuolar protein sorting-associated protein 8 homolog, which produces MNKSHVELDLDSFLVSDSDSEPDSDPSSVPHRTVDEILNASSSSSPSSSPPPSPPPLLNRRNQNARPQSEIHRVTDPTRRNPAPSTSLRQLPLPSLFAGVRSNVKPGAALAAAVAASRLVPTPHAAIIKSRRASSASSELLLGAGEEEDHEVLSSNGDSAGIAADSVSVEDKDDGATSLASQDNEAKVMEVQASDIADYEKNSKPDLVTASSGVDVEEDVSAEQEAKTFTKAGDAAVDGVKDETMFVAPSAESSASLHLNDSDDVKVSNDEESSDGDVKNDDSDVTILDSKEEEEGGDDALVPDDGSSVSGISELVEERIEEMEKERMSKREKLKSRSFRKQLVLAEEFEKKQAYTGLHWEEGAAAQPMRLEGVKIGSTNLGYFDVDTSNMVSRTVSSQAFKRDHGSPQVLAVHLNFIALGTSKGVIVVVPSKYSSDTADQMESKMIWLGLQGERSHSPVTSVCFNQQGGLLLAGYGDGHVTVWDVQRASAAKVITEHTAPVVYAFFLGRDSQGSRIFKIITSDTKGVVFKHTFSWTLLLNMYTVKTQCLLDGQKNGMVLSASPLPDENFGSSLASSKAGNTATPSSSISSMVGGVVGVDSSWKLFNEDSSAVEEGVVVFVTYQTVLVVKLIPNLEVYAQLPRPEGVREGSMPYTAWKCSIENSSKEAEDRVSFLAIAWDRRVQVAKLVKSKLKECAKWSLDSAAIGVVWLDDQLLVIPTVTGHLYLFTRDGVVIHQTSFSVDGSSGNDLISYHTYFTNVFGNPEKAYHNSVGVRGASVYILGTARLVISRLLPWKERVDVLRRGGDWMGAFNMAMSLFNGQAHGVVDLPKTVDAIREAIAPSLAELLLSYVDEVFSYITIAFSSQIEKNGVTNEPNGGTNNVNLEIEEQYNRVGGVAVEFCVHINRMDLLFDEIFSRFVAVQQRDTFLELLEPYILKDMLGSLPPEIMQALVEHYSRKGWLQRIEQCVLHMDISSLDFNQVVRICREHGLYGALLYLFNKGLDDFRSPLEELLIVFRNSERQRSTAIGYRMLVYLKYCFLGLAFPPGHGTLVPTRLPSLRTELIQFLLEKSNAHDSSRCVTSPRIYLNLYHLLEMDTEATLDVLRYAFAESEMVDHETLSLESGEVSLESKTDGSISEDRCNDILIQNVIEALVHIIDGGFSQLDESGDPDDSKSDKKWPSKEDTSHLFEFVAYYAARGRASIPKSLLAQILDYLTSDHILPTYNMSPKMRENQFLNLLQAVPETNWDVAYVSQLCEKAHFYQVCGYIHTIGRRYVAALESYMKEAEEPIHSFCYVNKMLSQLNGNEFTAFQSAVIDRIPELLELSREGTFFLIIDNLKDNITRIQEQLHSHPRSMFLYLKTVIEVHLSGSLDFSRLRKHEAVDSLGENTRRNIPKEAELYLEGLNNFPKFIQDNPVNVTDDMIELYLELLCKYEPKSVLRFLETFDNYRVEHCLRLCQKYGIADAAAFLLERVGDAASALSLTLSGLGEKFVALENAVTCLISELKLGANEVATLEQSTSALELKEVNDIQGVLQACIGLCQRNTPRLNPEESEILWFRFLDTFSEPLMDSYREPRTVDEVNKGTSSVKSLELCVDEIVDTIKWRIPRSNVAGTQILRKLMSQFIKEIVEGMIGYVRLPTIMSKLLSDNGTQEFGDFKLTILGMLGTYGFERRILDTAKSLIEEDTFYTMSLLKKGASHGYAPRSLLCCICNCPLTKTFSTLCVRVFNCGHATHLQCEVSESETSSSSSSSGCPVCMTKKTTQSSSKGKSFYLDYGLISTVSSSTGTSQRASPYSYENEMIDHSHSQQISRFEMLTKLQKDQRLVQIESLPRLKLSPPAVYHEKVSRVSGFTPGESSGKDTKPSQSGLMSKKMKAKGSIFRPRLAFGKDKTSRR; this is translated from the exons ATGAACAAGTCGCACGTGGAACTCGATCTCGATTCGTTTCTAGTATCCGACTCCGACTCCGAACCCGATTCGGATCCTTCCTCCGTTCCTCACCGCACAGTCGACGAGATTCTCAACGCCTCTAGCTCCTCGTCTCCCTCTTCTTCTCCACCACCATCTCCGCCGCCGTTGCTCAACCGCCGTAATCAAAACGCGAGACCTCAATCCGAAATCCATCGCGTAACCGATCCGACGCGGCGGAATCCGGCACCGAGTACTTCGTTGAGGCAGTTGCCGTTGCCGTCGCTGTTCGCGGGAGTGAGGTCCAATGTGAAGCCGGGAGCGGCGCTTGCGGCGGCTGTGGCGGCTTCCAGATTGGTGCCTACGCCGCACGCTGCTATAATCAAGTCGAGGAGAGCTAGTAGTGCCAGTAGCGAGTTGCTTTTGGGcgctggagaagaagaagatcatgaGGTCTTATCATCAAATGGAGATTCTGCTGGAATTGCTGCAGATTCCGTTTCTGTGGAGGATAAGGATGATGGAGCAACTTCACTTGCAAGTCAAGATAACGAAGCTAAAGTAATGGAAGTTCAAGCTAGTGATATTGCTGATTATGAGAAAAACTCAAAGCCTGACTTAGTCACTGCCTCCTCTGGTGTTGATGTTgaagaagacgtctctgcagaaCAAGAGGCAAAGACCTTCACGAAAGCCGGAGATGCTGCTGTTGATGGAGTGAAAGATGAGACAATGTTTGTCGCTCCTTCTGCGGAGTCTTCAGCGTCTTTACATTTGAATGATTCTGATGATGTTAAGGTAAGTAATGATGAGGAGTCAAGTGATGGAGATGTTAAGAATGATGATTCAGATGTAACTATACTAGATTctaaagaagaggaggagggagGTGATGATGCTCTTGTTCCTGATGATGGGAGCTCAGTGTCCGGCATTTCGGAGCTTGTAGAAGAGAGGATTGAGGAGATGGAAAAAGAAAGGATGAGTAAAAGGGAGAAGCTAAAGTCGCGATCTTTTAGGAAGCAGCTTGTCTTGGCTGAAGAGTTTGAGAAGAAACAAGCATATACTGGTTTGCATTGGGAGGAAGGAGCTGCTGCTCAGCCAATGAGACTTGAGGGTGTTAAGATTGGGTCGACGAATCTAGGTTACTTTGATGTTGATACTAGCAATATGGTCAGCCGAACCGTTTCGTCGCAGGCATTTAAGCGAGACCATGGTTCTCCGCAGGTTTTGGCTGTTCATTTGAATTTTATCGCGTTGGGTACGTCCAAGGGGGTCATCGTCGTTGTACCTAGTAAATATTCTTCTGATACTGCAGATCAGATGGAATCAAAG ATGATTTGGCTTGGTTTACAAGGAGAAAGATCGCATTCTCCGGTTACCTCAGTTTGCTTCAATCAGCAAGGGGGACTCCTGCTAGCTGGGTATGGTGATGGACATGTTACAGTTTGGGACGTGCAGAGAGCGTCGGCAGCAAAAGTGATCACCGAACACACTGCACCAGTAGTATATGCGTTTTTTCTAGGCCGGGATTCTCAAGGCTCTCGcatattcaaaataattacaAGTGACACTAAGGGTGTTGTTTTCAAACATACTTTCTCTTGGACTCTGCTGTTGAATATGTATACAGTAAAAACGCAG TGTCTTCTCGATGGACAAAAAAATGGAATGGTCCTATCGGCATCACCTCTGCCtgatgaaaattttggaagctCCTTGGCCTCTTCTAAGGCGGGTAACACTGCAACTCCATCCAGCAGTATAAGCAGCATGGTCGGAGGTGTTGTTGGGGTGGATTCAAGTTGGAAGCTCTTTAATGAGGATTCGTCTGCGGTGGAAGAAGGGGTTGTCGTATTTGTAACCTATCAAACTGTATTGGTG GTAAAGCTCATTCCAAACTTGGAGGTGTATGCACAACTTCCTAGGCCTGAAGGGGTTCGGGAGGGTTCCATGCCATACACTGCCTGGAAATGTTCAATTG AAAACTCTTCTAAGGAGGCTGAAGATAGGGTTTCGTTTCTTGCCATTGCCTGGGATCGTAGAGTTCAGGTTGCCAAGTTggtaaaatcaaaattaaaggAATGTGCCAAATGGTCGCTTGACAGTGCTGCTATTGGTGTGGTTTGGCTGGATGATCAG TTGCTGGTGATCCCAACTGTGACGGGCCATTTATATCTGTTCACAAGAGATGGTGTGGTAATTCACCAGACAAGCTTTTCTGTGGATGGTTCTTCGGGGAATGACCTGATTTCTTATCATACGTACTTTACAAACGTCTTTGGAAATCCTGAGAAAGCTTATCACAACTCTGTGGGTGTCAGAGGGGCTTCAGTATACATTCTCGGGACTGCACGTCTTGTTATCTCCAGACTTTTGCCATGGAAGGAGCGGGTTGATGTTTTAAGGAGAGGAGGTGACTGGATGGGTGCTTTTAACATGGCAATGTCACTTTTTAATGGGCAAGCTCATGGGGTTGTTGACCTCCCCAAAACTGTTGACGCCATAAGGGAAGCAATAGCACCCAGTTTAGCAGAGTTGCTACTTTCCTATgtagatgaagtattttcttatATCACAATAGCATTTTCCAGTCAGATTGAAAAGAATGGAGTAACTAATGAGCCAAACGGTGGAACCAATAATGTCAATTTAGAGATAGAAGAACAATACAATCGTGTTGGTGGTGTTGCCGTTGAATTCTGTGTTCATATTAACAGGATGGATTTGCTCTTCGATGAGATATTTTCCAGATTTGTGGCTGTACAACAAAGAG ATACATTTTTGGAGCTTTTGGAGCCTTATATTCTAAAGGATATGCTTGGATCGCTTCCTCCAGAG ATTATGCAAGCTCTGGTAGAACATTATAGTAGGAAAGGATGGCTACAAAGAATTGAGCAGTGTGTTCTTCACATGGATatttcttccttagatttcaaTCAG GTTGTCAGAATTTGCCGTGAGCATGGGCTTTATGGGGCCTTACTCTATCTTTTCAACAAAGGGTTGGATGATTTCAGGTCACCTCTGGAGGAGCTTTTGATTGTCTTCCGGAACAGTGAGAGACAAAGGTCTACAGCCATTGG GTACCGAATGCTTGTTTATCTAAAGTACTGCTTTCTTGGTTTGGCTTTTCCACCAG GGCATGGAACCCTGGTTCCTACGCGCTTACCATCCCTTAGGACTGAGTTGATTCAGTTTCTACTGGAGAAATCAAACGCCCATGATTCTAGTAGATGTGTAACATCTCCACGGATTTACTTGAACCTCTACCATCTGCTAGAGATGGATACTGAAGCCACTTTAGATGTCCTAAGATATGCATTTGCAGAAAGTGAAATGGTAGATCATGAGACCCTTTCGCTTGAGTCTGGTGAAGTAAGTTTAGAGTCCAAGACCGATGGCAGTATCTCGGAAGATAGATGTAACGATATATTGATCCAGAATGTGATAGAGGCCCTAGTTCATATTATTGATGGGGGCTTTAGTCAACTTGATGAATCTGGGGATCCAGATGATTCAAAATCAGATAAAAAGTGGCCCTCTAAGGAAGATACGAGTCATCTATTTGAGTTTGTTGCATATTATGCAGCACGTGGAAGAGCTAGTATTCCCAAGAGCTTATTGGCACAGATTTTAGACTACTTAACATCAGATCACATTCTTCCGACTTATAACATGTCTCCTAAAATGAGAGAGAACCAATTTCTAAACCTTCTGCAAGCCGTACCGGAGACTAATTGGGATGTAGCTTATGTATCTCAGCTTTGTGAGAAGGCACATTTTTATCAG GTCTGTGGCTATATTCATACTATTGGTCGACGGTACGTTGCTGCTTTAGAAAGCTACATGAAAGAGGCAGAGGAACCCATACATTCGTTTTGCTATGTGAACAAGATGCTTTCGCAGTTGAATGGGAATGAATTCACTGCTTTTCAATCTGCAGTAATTGATAGGATTCCTGAGCTCCTTGAATTGAGCAG AGAGGGAACATTCTTCCTGATCATTGATAATCTGAAAGACAACATCACACGCATTCAAGAGCAGCTCCATTCTCATCCAAGAAGCATGTTCCTTTATCTCAAGACTGTCATTGAGGTTCACTTGTCTGGGAGTCTTGATTTTTCTCGTCTAAGAAAACATGAAGCGGTGGACAGTTTGGGTGAAAACACTAGAAGGAATATACCCAAAGAGGCTGAGCTTTATTTGGAAGGACTTAATAACTTTCCCAAATTCATTCAAGATAATCCAGTCAATGTGACTGATGACATGATTGAGCTTTACTTGGAG CTATTATGCAAGTATGAACCGAAGTCAGTGTTGAGATTCCTCGAAACATTTGATAACTACAGGGTAGAACACTGTCTACGCCTCTGCCAGAAATACGGAATTGCAGATGCAGCAGCATTTCTCTTGGAGAGGGTCGGTGATGCAGCAAGTGCTTTGTCACTTACACTCTCTGGACTCGGTGAAAAATTCGTCGCGCTTGAAAACGCAGTGACTTGCCTTATCTCAGAACTAAAGCTGGGTGCTAACGAAGTAGCCACCTTGGAGCAATCCACTAGTGCTCTAGAGTTAAAGGAG GTAAATGACATACAAGGTGTTCTGCAAGCCTGTATAGGATTGTGCCAACGCAACACTCCTCGCCTTAATCCTGAAGAGTCTGAGATTCTTTGGTTTCGCTTTCTTGACAC TTTCTCAGAGCCTTTGATGGATTCATATCGGGAACCAAGGACTGTCGATGAAGTAAACAAAGGCACTTCCAGTGTTAAATCATTGGAACTGTGTGTAGATGAAATAGTTGACACAATCAAGTGGAGGATTCCACGATCTAATGTCGCCGGTACACAGATCCTGAGGAAGCTCATGTCTCAGTTTATCAAAGAGATTGTTGAAGGAATGATAGGATACGTTCGTCTTCCAACAATCATGTCAAAACTTCTTTCTGACAACGGTACTCAAGAGTTTGGTGATTTCAAACTTACAATACTGGGAATGCTTGGAACATATGGCTTCGAGAGGAGAATACTG GATACTGCAAAGTCTTTAATCGAAGAGGATACATTCTACACAATGAGTTTACTCAAGAAAGGTGCTTCTCACGGTTACGCACCCAGAAGTTTGCTTTGTTGTATATGCAATTGTCCTCTCACCAAGACCTTCTCTACTCTCTGTGTCCGTGTTTTCAACTGTGGCCACGCAACGCATCTGCAATGTGAAGTGTCGGAGAGtgaaacatcatcatcatcatcttcatcaggTTGTCCTGTTTGTATGACCAAGAAGACCACACAGAGTTCATCCAAAGGTAAATCATTCTACTTAGACTATGGACTGATAAGCACAGTTTCTTCAAGCACCGGCACTTCACAACGCGCTTCGCCTTACTCTTATGAGAATGAAATGATCGATCATTCTCATAGCCAGCAAATATCACGA TTTGAAATGCTAACCAAGCTACAGAAAGATCAGAGACTGGTACAGATAGAGAGCTTGCCTCGACTAAAGCTTTCGCCTCCTGCTGTGTACCACGAGAAAGTGAGCAGAGTCTCGGGTTTTACACCGGGAGAGAGCAGTGGTAAAGACACGAAACCATCCCAAAGTGGACTGATGAGTAAGAAAATGAAAGCGAAAGGATCTATCTTTCGGCCAAGACTTG CTTTTGGAAAGGACAAGACGAGCAGAAGATAA